One segment of Haliotis asinina isolate JCU_RB_2024 chromosome 12, JCU_Hal_asi_v2, whole genome shotgun sequence DNA contains the following:
- the LOC137258098 gene encoding uncharacterized protein — translation MKYQNISLDVSIWERKFTAKPQTFKNLEKMGNCLSTNGRPFETDPSPKKQGRQPERINTNQVKLCSANIKVLKRAVDILERHNHVAITGVAGDGKTSIATTICDQNSKYEPLFVQHIEDFDVKIITNRRCHMLVIFDDIFNGLRFSSKLEEIFKVLADSLIHDDPKKTPKDSKRKSTSKRENPRSPFKLWFIFTSRKYNWNRGCSIFHRYKFSLFRPETIVDMTKEYWTAEEKKRLLRLWVAKYPNFELCDNDIQNIAHSKNIGFGFPLACSLVFPNPEFQMHPVDFFQNPVTFLRCDLDPIIREDSNRSAAIILLILRGGNLNLVTFLSGADFEKLFRVVKGVVECCTRTGIGDEIRNFNGTFCIIEDDIAYISHPSVYDAAACALSHLNLVLLLQYCSLKFLNERVRLKKTLQTSTTDDVTNMIYISPALYKSVVDRLAEGIRQRCFKWTVTHPALSNDTIASSLVAQLGGDLTRIAQQTDKTFGKCFLNWASLSKCYALFEGALSTLDEKRIKETESDIYESAALCVENHKFKHVVDIVTQLKLQDSFNADYKLNNGKTLFLVAAEVGAVDEFKFIMNEDADLTWTDPDGLTSFHYACKSGSKDIVEILCEKTPHIINVRDNHGVTSALIASEMGHDKILQLLKSKGADVTLCDNQNRNCLHVASCAGRLSTVTYLLGLECLNINCLGGKFSRTPVMMAVLNGHYEVYRSLVCQDADLSLCDTNNNDCLMLASEGGNKSIVENLLSMHTFDINRKRKWDDQTAVMLAAKGGHFDVYNLLVAQEADLFTSDLFDTDCLVWACIGGNVKIVHDMLSMERFDINKTYRMTLTPIMHAAYCGHYDVFNLLVENGADLSLKDDEGQDCLTWACKGGNASIVKDLLHLKRFDVHRMDSLLQQTLLMMAQSGGHHEVFDLLESRGARLPPSDACNNHSL, via the exons ATGAAGTATCAAAACATCTCCTTGGATGTGTCTATTTGGGAAAGGAAATTTACCGCAAAACCACAGACATTTAAG aATTTGGAGAAAATGGGGAACTGCCTTTCAACGAATGGAAGGCCATTCGAGACTGACCCGAGCCCAAAGaaacaagggagacaacccg AACGCATCAACACAAATCAAGTGAAGCTATGTTCTGCCAATATCAAAGTTCTGAAAAGAGCAGTGGATATTTTGGAGAGACACAACCATGTTGCCATCACTGGCGTGGCTGGAGATGGCAAAACCAGCATTGCTACAACGATTTGTGACCAAAACTCCAAGTATGAGCCACTGTTTGTTCAACACATCGAAGATTTTGATGTGAAAATAATCACCAACAGACGTTGTCACATGCTggttatatttgatgacatattTAACGGTCTTCGTTTCTCATCAAAACTTgaggaaatattcaaagtgttgGCTGACAGTCTGATTCACGACGATCCAAAAAAGACCCCAAAAGATTCAAAACGAAAAAGCACCTCAAAAAGGGAGAATCCCAGGTCACCCTTCaaactttggtttatttttacATCTCGAAAATACAACTGGAACAGAGGATGCTCCATATTCCATAGGTACAAATTCAGTTTGTTCAGGCCTGAAACAATCGTGGATATGACCAAAGAATACTGGACAGCCGAAGAAAAGAAACGTCTTTTGCGTTTGTGGGTGGCAAAATATCCTAACTTTGAACTATGTGACAACGATATACAAAATATTGCCCATTCCAAAAATATCGGATTTGGGTTTCCTCTTGCTTGTAGCCTGGTCTTCCCCAACCCTGAGTTTCAGATGCACCCTGTCGACTTCTTCCAGAATCCTGTGACCTTCCTGAGATGTGACCTTGACCCTATCATCCGGGAAGATAGCAACAGATCAGCAGCCATCATTCTCCTCATTCTGCGTGGAGGGAATTTAAACCTTGTCACATTTCTGTCGGGAGCTGACTTTGAGAAACTCTTTAGAGTTGTCAAAGGTGTTGTAGAATGCTGTACTCGGACTGGCATTGGTGACGAGATCAGGAATTTCAATGGCACTTTCTGTATAATCGAGGACGACATCGCTTACATCTCTCACCCATCGGTGTATGATGCCGCAGCATGTGCTCTAAGTCACCTGAATCTGGTGCTGTTGCTGCAGTACTGCTCTCTGAAGTTCCTGAATGAGCGGGTGAGACTGAAGAAGACGCTTCAGACATCAACTACAGATGATGTGACAaacatgatttacatcagcccTGCTCTATATAAAAGTGTCGTGGATAGACTTGCTGAAGGTATCCGACagagatgtttcaaatggacAGTAACACATCCTGCACTCAGTAACGACACCATTGCCTCCTCCCTTGTGGCTCAGTTAGGTGGTGACTTGACAAGAATAGCGCAACAGACAGACAAAACCTTTGGGAAATGTTTTCTGAATTGGGCGTCACTGTCAAAATGTTATGCGCTTTTTGAAGGTGCACTAAGCACTCTTGATGAAAAACGCATTAAGGAAACCGAATCTGACATTTATGAAAGTGCAGCGCTATGTGTGGAGAATCACAAGTTTAAACATGTTGTCGATATTGTAACCCAACTGAAACTACAGGACAGCTTTAACGCAGACTACAAATTAAACAATGGCAAAACCTTGTTTCTGGTTGCTGCAGAGGTAGGTGCTGTGGACGAGTTCAAATTCATAATGAATGAAGACGCTGATTTAACATGGACAGATCCAGATGGACTTACCAGTTTTCATTACGCGTGTAAGAGCGGGAGCAAAGACATAGTAGAGATTTTGTGTGAAAAAACTCCCCATATCATCAATGTCAGAGACAATCATGGAGTGACATCTGCGTTGATTGCCTCTGAAATGGGTCATGACAAAATCCTGCAGCTTCTTAAATCCAAGGGAGCAGATGTCACTCTGTGTGACAACCAAAATCGTAACTGTCTGCATGTTGCAAGCTGTGCGGGTCGTCTCTCCACAGTCACATATCTACTTGGGCTGGAGTGTCTCAACATAAACTGCCTTGGAGGGAAATTCAGTCGAACACCTGTCATGATGGCAGTCCTGAATGGTCATTACGAGGTGTATCGTAGCCTTGTGTGCCAAGACGCTGATCTGTCACTTTGCGACACAAACAACAACGACTGCTTGATGTTGGCTAGCGAAGGGGGAAACAAATCTATAGTTGAAAATCTGCTATCAATGCACACGTTTGATATTAACAGGAAAAGAAAGTGGGACGATCAAACTGCAGTTATGTTAGCAGCTAAAGGTGGCCATTTTGACGTGTACAATCTTCTTGTGGCACAGGAAGCTGACCTCTTCACGTCAGATCTGTTCGATACCGACTGTCTAGTCTGGGCATGTATCGGAGGGAACGTCAAAATTGTACATGACATGTTGTCTATGGAACGTTTTGACATCAATAAAACATATCGCATGACATTAACTCCGATCATGCATGCAGCGTACTGTGGACACTACGATGTTTTCAATCTCCTGGTGGAAAATGGAGCCGATCTGTCTCTAAAAGATGATGAAGGCCAAGACTGTCTTACGTGGGCATGCAAGGGAGGTAACGCATCAATAGTGAAAGACCTCCTGCATTTGAAACGATTTGACGTACACAGGATGGATAGTCTGTTGCAGCAGACGCTATTAATGATGGCACAATCTGGAGGTCACCATGAAGTGTTTGATCTTCTTGAGTCAAGAGGGGCTCGTCTGCCACCGTCCGACGCATGCAACAACCATAGCCTATAG
- the LOC137258883 gene encoding uncharacterized protein, which yields MVFPGKEIYTHGDPDLRTHGIMASNTEVSTTIKDTSAATVEAPSRLLMFYQPTLSFSISAYFPCHVIRKHVGEKVTVGRSSCADVRLNDERMSRTYAEIWNDGRDPFVFKIRNISERKMLIVDNNVLKKDEQASIKDNCSLKLDFVELLLKVCPGDAIAETYEVSVIKNAVVGRGPLCGLGSSYGNTFQSTSLLRCLMPPSDSEGRYATGKDPTNSADSFSHEPLSKGSRNDLDSGYVFDTSGKYRPNIPASHHPASSPRCQSCLRAVPNKRRLSPCENSEVINDGTSDDNNVLDNVL from the exons ATGGTGTTTCCGGGAAAGGAGATATATACACACGGTGACCCTGACCTTCGCACTCACGGGATCATGGCCTCCAACACGGAAGTC AGTACCACGATAAAAGACACGTCTGCAGCGACAGTGGAAGCACCCAGTCGTCTGCTTATGTTCTACCAGCCAACTCTCAGCTTCAGTATCTCAGCTTACTTCCCTTGTCATGTGATCAGAAAACATGTTGGAGAAAAGGTGACCGTAGGTCGGAGTTCATGTGCTGACGTTCGGTTGAACGATGAGCGAATGTCAAGGACGTACGCGGAGATCTGGAACGATGGTAGGGACCCGTTTGTCTTCAAAATCCGTAACATCAGCGAGAGGAAAATGTTGATTGTCGACAACAATGTATTGAAGAAGGATGAACAGGCTTCCATCAAAGATAACTGTTCCCTTAAACTTGATTTTGTAGAACTTCTCCTGAAGGTGTGTCCTGGAGACGCCATTGCGGAGACGTATGAGGTCAGCGTTATCAAGAACGCCGTCGTCGGCAGGGGACCTTTGTGTGGCCTTGGGTCCTCTTATGGCAACACCTTCCAATCAACCTCACTCCTGCGCTGTCTCATGCCCCCGTCAGACTCCGAGGGGCGTTATGCGACTGGGAAAGATCCTACAAACTCGGCCGATAGCTTCTCCCACGAGCCTCTAAGCAAAGGCTCAAGAAATGACCTTGACTCTGGTTACGTCTTTGACACAAGTGGAAAGTACCGGCCAAACATTCCAGCCAGTCACCATCCAGCATCCAGCCCGAGATGCCAAAGCTGCTTGAGAGCGGTTCCTAATAAGAGAAGGTTATCTCCTTGCGAAAATAGTGAAGTCATCAACGACGGCACATCAGACGATAATAACGTGCTTGACAATGTGCTGTGA